A DNA window from Leopardus geoffroyi isolate Oge1 chromosome A1, O.geoffroyi_Oge1_pat1.0, whole genome shotgun sequence contains the following coding sequences:
- the PCDH12 gene encoding protocadherin-12 produces MIRLLPLLLGLLGPGGYLFLPGGCQEVATLTVRYQVSEEVPSGTVIGKLSRELGWEERHGQTGTAFQILQLPQALPIRVDPEDGLLSTGRRLDREQLCRQQDPCLVSFDVLATGDLALIHVEIQVLDINDHEPQFPKGEQELEISESASLRTRIPLDRALDPDTGPNTLHSYTLSPSEHFALDVIVGPDETKHAELVVVKELDREIHSFFDLVLTAYDSGTPPKSGTSLVKVNVLDSNDNSPVFAESSLALEIQEDAAPGTLLINLTATDPDQGPNGEVEFFLSKHVPPEVLDTFSIDAKTGQVILRQPLDYEKNPAYEVDVQARDLGPNPIPAHCKVLIKVLDVNDNAPSIHITWASQPSLVSEALPKDSFIALVMANDLDSGNNGLVHCWLSQELGHFRLKRTNGNTYMLLTNTTLDREQWPKYTLTLLAQDQGPQPLLARKQLSIHISDANDNAPVFEKSRYEVSTRENNLPSLHLITIKAHDADLGINGKISYRIQESPVSHLVAIDSDTGEVTARRSLDYEHMAGFEFRVIAEDWGQPQLASSVSVWVSLLDVNDNAPEVIHPVLVDGKASLSVLVNASTGHLLVPVETPNGLGPVGADTTPLTTHSSRLFLLTTIVARDADSGANGELLYSIRSGNEPRLFVLNPHLGQLFINITNASSLTGSEWELEIVVEDRGSPSLQTRALLSVLFVTSVDHLRDRAHEPGTLSTSVLTVICLVVLLAIFGLVLALIMSICRTEKKDSGVYNCREAKSTYRHQPKRPQKHIQKADIHLVPVLRGQVDESSKVGQPHQEAGKEGTMEAGWDPCLQAPFHLTPTLYRTLRNQGNQGALAESQEVLQDTVNLLFHHPRQRNASRENLNIPESQPVMGQPRSRPPKAMGSPAGRLPGDTGSEEAPLSPPASSATLRRQRNLNGKVTPEKETGPRQILRSLVRLSVAAFAERNPVEELTMDSPPVQQISQLLSLLHQGQFQPKPNHRGNKYLAKPSGGRSTVPDTDGPGARAGSQAEPDQEEGPLDSEDDLSVKQLLEEELSNLLDPHTGLALDRLSVPDPAWMARLSLPLTTNYRDNVFSPDTPAIEEPRTFQTFGKATGPELSLTGTQLASTFVSEMSSLLEMLLEQRSSVPVEAASEVLRRLSVCGRTLSLDLATSGASGAEGQGGPGGKKGAEGRTGSSSSSRGLWIQEPGMLGSPGAKDPGTRAAF; encoded by the exons ATGATACGACTTCTGCCACTTCTGCTGGGGCTTTTGGGGCCAGGTGGCTACTTGTTCCTTCCAGGGGGTTGTCAGGAGGTGGCCACTCTCACTGTGAGATACCAAGTGTCAGAAGAAGTGCCGTCTGGGACAGTGATAGGCAAGCTGTCCCGGGAACTGGGTTGGGAGGAGAGGCATGGGCAAACGGGGACTGCCTTCCAGATCTTGCAGCTGCCTCAGGCGCTCCCCATCCGGGTGGATCCCGAGGACGGCCTGCTTAGCACAGGGAGGCGGCTGGACCGAGAGCAGCTTTGCCGGCAGCAGGATCCCTGCTTGGTTTCCTTTGACGTGCTTGCCACAGGGGATTTGGCTCTGATCCACGTGGAGATCCAGGTGCTGGACATCAATGACCATGAGCCACAGTTTCCTAAAGGCGAGCAGGAGCTGGAAATCTCTGAGAGTGCCTCTCTGCGCACCCGGATACCCTTGGACAGAGCTCTGGACCCAGACACTGGCCCCAACACCCTGCATTCCTACACGCTGTCCCCCAGCGAGCACTTTGCCCTGGATGTCATCGTGGGGCCTGATGAGACCAAACATGCAGAACTTGTGGTGGTGAAGGAGCTAGACAGGGAAATCCACTCATTTTTTGATCTGGTGCTAACTGCCTATGACAGTGGGACCCCCCCCAAGTCAGGCACCAGCTTGGTCAAGGTCAATGTCCTGGACTCCAATGACAACAGCCCTGTGTTTGCTGAGAGCTCACTAGCACTAGAAATTCAAGAAGATGCTGCCCCTGGTACTCTCCTCATAAACTTGACTGCCACGGACCCTGATCAAGGCCCCAATGGGGAGGTGGAGTTCTTCCTCAGTAAGCACGTGCCTCCAGAGGTGCTGGACACCTTCAGTATTGATGCAAAGACGGGCCAAGTGATTCTGCGTCAACCCCTAGACTACGAGAAGAATCCTGCATATGAGGTGGATGTCCAGGCAAGGGACTTGGGTCCCAATCCCATCCCAGCCCATTGCAAAGTACTCATCAAGGTTCTGGACGTCAATGACAATGCCCCAAGCATCCACATTACATGGGCCTCCCAGCCATCGCTGGTATCAGAGGCTCTTCCAAAGGATAGTTTCATTGCTCTCGTCATGGCAAATGACTTGGACTCAGGAAATAATGGTCTGGTCCACTGTTGGCTGAGCCAAGAACTGGGTCACTTTAGACTGAAAAGGACAAACGGCAATACATACATGCTACTAACCAACACCACACTGGACAGAGAGCAGTGGCCCAAATATACCCTCACTCTGTTGGCTCAAGACCAAGGACCCCAGCCCTTATTAGCCAGAAAACAGCTCAGCATTCACATCAGTGATGCCAATGACAATGCACCTGTGTTTGAGAAGAGCAGGTATGAGGTCTCTACTCGGGAGAACAACCTACCTTCTCTTCACCTCATTACCATCAAGGCTCATGACGCAGACTTGGGCATTAATGGAAAAATCTCATACCGTATCCAGGAATCCCCAGTTTCTCACTTGGTAGCTATTGATTCAGACACAGGAGAGGTCACTGCTCGGAGGTCACTGGACTATGAACACATGGCTGGTTTTGAGTTTCGCGTGATCGCAGAGGACTGGGGGCAGCCTCAACTTGCATCCAGCGTCTCTGTGTGGGTCAGCCTCTTGGATGTCAACGATAATGCCCCAGAGGTGATTCATCCTGTCCTTGTGGATGGAAAAGCCAGCCTCTCAGTGCTCGTAAATGCCTCCACAGGCCACCTTCTGGTACCCGTTGAAACTCCTAACGGCTTGGGTCCAGTGGGTGCTGATACAACACCACTGACAACCCACAGTTCCCGGCTGTTCCTTTTGACAACAATTGTAGCAAGAGATGCAGACTCAGGTGCAAATGGAGAGCTCCTCTACAGTATTAGGAGTGGAAATGAACCCCGTCTCTTTGTTCTCAACCCCCACCTGGGGCAGTTGTTCATCAACATCACCAATGCCAGCAGTCTCACTGGGAGTGAGTGGGAGCTGGAGATAGTGGTAGAAGACCGTGGCAGCCCCTCCTTGCAGACCCGAGCCCTGTTGAGCGTCTTGTTTGTCACCAGTGTGGACCACTTGAGGGACAGAGCCCATGAGCCTGGGACCCTGAGCACATCAGTGCTGACAGTGATTTGCCTGGTCGTACTTCTGGCCATCTTTGGGTTGGTCTTGGCTCTGATCATGTCCATCTGCCGGACAGAGAAGAAGGACAGTGGGGTGTACAACTGTCGGGAGGCTAAGTCTACCTATCGCCACCAGCCCAAGAGGCCCCAGAAACACATTCAGAAGGCAGACATCCACCTTGTGCCTGTGCTCAGGGGTCAGGTGGATGAGTCCAGCAAGGTTGGGCAGCCCCACCAGGAGGCAGGCAAGGAAGGGACGATGGAAGCAGGCTGGGACCCCTGCCTACAGGCCCCCTTTCACCTCACTCCAACCCTGTACAGGACCCTGCGTAACCAAGGCAACCAGGGAGCATTGGCTGAGAGCCAAGAGGTGCTGCAGGACACTGTCAACCTCCTTTTCCACCATCCTAGGCAGAGGAACGCCTCCAGGGAGAACCTGAACATTCCTGAGTCCCAGCCTGTGATGGGCCAGCCACGCTCAAGGCCCCCGAAGGCTATGGGCAGCCCCGCAGGGAGGCTGCCAGGAGACACAGGCAGCGAGGAGGCTCCACTGAGTCCACCGGCCTCCTCTGCAACCCTGAGGCGGCAGCGGAATCTCAATGGCAAAGTGACCCCTGAGAAAGAGACAGGTCCCCGTCAGATCCTGCGGAGCCTGGTCCGGCTATCTGTGGCTGCCTTTGCAGAGCGGAACCCTGTGGAGGAACTCACGATGGATTCCCCTCCTGTTCAG CAAATCTCCCAGCTGCTGTCCTTGCTGCATCAGGGCCAATTCCAGCCCAAACCAAACCACCGGGGAAATAAGTACTTGGCCAAGCCCAGCGGCGGCAG GAGCACAGTCCCAGACACAGATGGCCCAGGTGCCAGGGCTGGTAGCCAGGCAGAACCAGACCAGGAGGAAGGGCCCCTGGATTCTGAAGATGATCTCTCTGTGAAGCAGCTGCTAGAAGAAGAGCTGTCAAACCTGTTGGACCCCCACACAG GCTTGGCCCTGGACCGGCTGAGCGTCCCTGACCCAGCCTGGATGGCgaggctctctttgcccctcaccacGAACTACCGTGACAACGTGTTCTCACCAGACACTCCAGCCATAGAGGAGCCGAGGACCTTTCAGACGTTCGGCAAGGCGACGGGGCCTGAGCTGAGCCTGACAGGCACGCAGCTGGCCAGCACCTTTGTCTCGGAGATGAGCTCACTGTTGGAAATGCTGCTCGAACAACGCTCCAGTGTGCCTGTGGAGGCTGCCTCCGAGGTGCTGCGGAGGCTCTCTGTCTGCGGGAGGACCCTCAGTCTGGACCTGGCCACCAGCGGGGCCTCGGGCGCAGAAGGACAGGGGGGCCCAGGTGGAAAGAAGGGGGCCGAGGGCAGgactggcagcagcagcagcagcagggggcTGTGGATCCAAGAACCAGGGATGTTAGGGAGCCCAGGCGCTAAGGATCCTGGGACACGAGCTGCTTTCTAA